A portion of the Candidatus Glassbacteria bacterium genome contains these proteins:
- a CDS encoding hydrogenase yields the protein MAEIRENDVVETKELASRPWVDEQVTAADVTHDVMRPMGELPGKLWIMGLLLAMGCLALMFGAIGYQLKEGIGILGINNPVGWGVYITNFVFWIGIGHAGTLISAVLLLFRQRWRNSINRTAEAMTIFAVICAGIFPLIHTGRPWLAFWLVPYPNSRLLWVNFRSPLIWDVFAVSTYLTISLLFWYQGLLPDMATVRDAAKNKIKKFVFGILSLGWRPTASHWEHYEKAYWQFAWLATPLVLSVHSIVSFDFAVSLIPGWHATIFPPYFVAGAIFSGMAMVVTLLVIMRKAYGLERYITINHLELMNKVILLTSLMVGYSYAMEVFTAWYSEETYEQFVFMNRLTGPYAPTILIMLICNIVIPQLFWSKRARRSLPLMFVVAIAVNVGMWFERFNIIVTSLHRDFLPASWDMYVPTFWDWAVTVGSFGLFFTLFLLFIKFFPTISIAETKVILAKPFRRAGGEGA from the coding sequence ATGGCTGAAATCCGGGAAAATGACGTAGTGGAAACGAAGGAGCTGGCCTCACGTCCCTGGGTTGACGAGCAGGTAACCGCCGCCGATGTGACGCATGACGTGATGCGCCCGATGGGCGAGCTGCCGGGCAAGCTCTGGATCATGGGCCTTCTGCTGGCCATGGGTTGTCTGGCGCTGATGTTCGGCGCAATCGGCTACCAGCTCAAAGAAGGTATCGGGATCCTGGGGATCAACAACCCGGTGGGCTGGGGAGTCTATATCACCAACTTCGTCTTCTGGATCGGTATCGGCCACGCGGGCACTCTGATTTCGGCGGTGCTGCTCCTGTTCCGTCAGCGCTGGCGCAACAGTATCAACCGCACTGCCGAGGCGATGACTATTTTCGCCGTCATCTGCGCCGGGATTTTCCCGCTGATCCACACAGGACGGCCGTGGCTGGCGTTCTGGCTGGTTCCGTACCCCAACTCTCGCCTGCTGTGGGTCAATTTCCGCAGCCCGCTGATCTGGGACGTGTTCGCGGTCAGCACCTACCTGACGATTTCACTGCTGTTCTGGTACCAGGGTCTGCTGCCGGACATGGCCACCGTACGCGATGCGGCCAAAAACAAAATCAAGAAATTCGTTTTCGGCATTCTTTCTCTCGGCTGGCGGCCGACAGCAAGCCACTGGGAGCATTATGAGAAAGCCTACTGGCAGTTCGCCTGGCTGGCCACTCCGCTGGTGCTTTCGGTGCACAGCATCGTCAGTTTCGACTTCGCTGTCTCGCTGATCCCCGGCTGGCATGCGACAATTTTTCCACCGTATTTCGTGGCCGGAGCCATTTTCAGCGGAATGGCGATGGTGGTGACGTTGCTGGTAATCATGCGAAAGGCCTACGGGCTTGAGCGGTATATCACCATCAACCATCTGGAGCTGATGAACAAGGTGATTCTGCTCACCTCGCTGATGGTAGGTTACAGCTACGCCATGGAGGTTTTCACCGCCTGGTACAGCGAGGAAACCTACGAACAGTTCGTGTTCATGAACCGGCTGACCGGACCCTATGCCCCGACGATATTGATCATGCTGATCTGCAACATCGTAATCCCGCAGCTGTTCTGGTCTAAACGGGCCAGGCGCAGTCTGCCGTTGATGTTCGTTGTGGCGATCGCGGTCAACGTGGGGATGTGGTTCGAGCGGTTCAATATCATTGTCACCTCGCTGCACCGTGATTTCCTGCCCGCCAGCTGGGACATGTACGTGCCCACGTTCTGGGACTGGGCGGTGACTGTAGGTTCGTTCGGACTGTTCTTTACGCTGTTCCTGCTGTTTATCAAGTTCTTCCCCACGATCTCGATCGCCGAGACCAAGGTGATCCTGGCC